A window of the Cystobacter fuscus genome harbors these coding sequences:
- a CDS encoding glycine-rich domain-containing protein gives MKPHAAKVTPAALKALLDDSLYSGVVRHFVLTTGEEPAYVERQLLECLRYLYLLSRYPQRLVGLFLPVEQAIDEVWHYLILQTREYRELCEERLPGRFFIHHRSLPYEDYQQGQPNRERMLEEALRWLPLYREEFGPFDAGALPHWTMVRFLHQRLGLSLEEIATLEAEAPSAAPPGAERAC, from the coding sequence GTGAAGCCCCATGCCGCCAAGGTGACACCCGCCGCGCTCAAGGCCCTGCTCGATGACTCGCTCTACTCCGGCGTGGTCCGGCACTTCGTGCTGACCACCGGCGAGGAGCCCGCGTACGTCGAGCGTCAGCTCCTCGAGTGTCTGAGGTACCTGTATCTGCTCTCGCGCTACCCGCAGCGGCTGGTCGGGCTGTTCCTGCCGGTGGAGCAGGCCATTGACGAGGTCTGGCACTATTTGATCCTCCAGACCCGGGAGTATCGGGAGCTGTGCGAGGAGCGACTCCCCGGACGCTTCTTCATCCACCACCGCAGCCTGCCGTACGAGGACTACCAGCAGGGGCAACCCAACCGGGAGCGGATGCTGGAGGAGGCCCTGCGCTGGCTGCCACTGTACCGCGAGGAGTTCGGCCCCTTCGACGCGGGGGCACTGCCGCACTGGACCATGGTGCGCTTCCTCCACCAGCGTCTGGGCCTCTCCCTGGAGGAGATCGCGACGCTCGAGGCGGAGGCTCCATCCGCCGCGCCCCCCGGTGCGGAGCGCGCGTGTTGA
- a CDS encoding RNA polymerase sigma factor, which translates to MAIDVEAYYRRYGPQVLRRCRFLLRDEEKAVDAMHDVFVQLLRHREDLRNSAPSSLLHQIATRVCLNRLRGARRRPEDAHDELVLRIASAEDTGARTEARGLLDRLFGRVPASSQDIAVLHLVDGMTLEETAREVGLSVSGVRKRLRALSTVLEELETA; encoded by the coding sequence TTGGCCATCGATGTCGAGGCTTATTATCGCCGTTACGGCCCCCAGGTGCTCCGGCGCTGCCGCTTCCTCCTGCGCGATGAAGAGAAGGCGGTGGATGCCATGCACGACGTATTCGTTCAGCTCCTGCGTCATCGAGAGGACTTGAGGAACAGCGCTCCCTCGAGCCTGCTCCATCAGATCGCCACGCGGGTGTGCCTCAACCGGCTGCGCGGCGCCCGCCGCCGCCCCGAGGATGCCCACGACGAGCTGGTGCTGCGCATCGCCTCCGCCGAGGACACCGGGGCACGCACCGAGGCGAGGGGCCTGCTGGACCGGCTCTTCGGCCGGGTGCCCGCCTCCAGCCAGGACATCGCCGTCCTCCACCTTGTGGATGGGATGACGCTGGAGGAGACCGCCCGCGAGGTGGGGTTGTCCGTCTCCGGGGTGCGCAAGCGCCTCCGGGCCCTCTCGACCGTGCTCGAGGAACTGGAGACCGCATGA
- a CDS encoding ActD-like protein, whose translation MMSPHRTPDWLLERIALGELPPDELAAARARLAQEPDGEARLAALEAENRTLLEQRPPSVVAREVERRARRSEARSLETSPWLRWRPALALVPVLAVLLLVVARPGTRPGALEEESAEETRTKGLSPQLGLHRLAAEGPEALTQGTLASEGDVVQVSYVAAGARFGVIFSVDGRGTVTLHAPEGGLDAMSLKPSGTHALPQAYALDDAPAFERFFFVTSDEPFTLEEVLAPARVLATSDGARTALLPLAERFRQVSFLLEKSSP comes from the coding sequence ATGATGTCCCCCCACCGCACCCCGGACTGGTTGTTGGAGCGCATCGCCCTGGGCGAGCTGCCTCCGGATGAATTGGCCGCGGCCCGCGCCCGCCTGGCCCAGGAGCCCGACGGCGAGGCCCGTCTGGCCGCGCTCGAGGCGGAGAACCGCACCCTGTTGGAGCAACGGCCCCCTTCCGTCGTGGCGCGCGAGGTGGAACGCCGCGCCCGGCGGAGCGAGGCTCGCTCACTCGAGACGAGCCCCTGGCTCCGGTGGCGTCCCGCGCTCGCCCTGGTGCCCGTGCTGGCCGTGCTCCTGCTCGTGGTGGCGCGCCCCGGCACGAGGCCGGGAGCGCTGGAAGAGGAGAGCGCCGAGGAGACCCGCACCAAGGGGCTGTCGCCCCAGCTCGGCCTGCATCGTCTGGCGGCCGAGGGTCCGGAGGCTCTCACCCAGGGGACCCTGGCCTCGGAAGGGGACGTGGTGCAGGTCTCCTACGTGGCCGCGGGAGCCCGCTTCGGCGTCATCTTCTCCGTGGACGGCCGGGGCACCGTCACCCTCCATGCCCCCGAGGGTGGCCTGGACGCCATGTCGCTCAAGCCCTCGGGGACGCACGCGCTGCCCCAGGCCTATGCGCTGGATGACGCCCCCGCCTTCGAGCGCTTCTTCTTCGTCACCTCGGACGAGCCCTTCACCTTGGAGGAGGTGCTCGCCCCCGCCCGCGTGCTCGCCACGTCGGACGGCGCGCGCACCGCGCTCCTCCCGCTCGCCGAGCGCTTCCGGCAGGTGTCCTTCCTTCTCGAAAAGAGTTCCCCATGA
- a CDS encoding carboxylesterase/lipase family protein: MRSGRPSVVSASSALMGLLACVLASGCAHIPRSENKAREAQDEGPVIADTAQGQVRGATLEGIRVFKGLAYGGPTSGKNRFMPPTRPESWSGVRDALAFGPRCAQRSAIGANVAPEVVSTLVTPDTKEMSEDCLRLNIWTPNVADGGKRPVMVWLHGGGFVEGSGSAAMYDGTALARRGDVVVVTLNHRLGVFGYLYPGAAAGEAWASSGNAGMLDIVAALQWVRDNIASFGGDPGNVTIFGESGGGMKVTLLLAMPAAQGLFHRAISQSGAMMKALASEPAASQAGEVLAELGLKPGDFAALRELPVEKVLDAQAAVLKKNRGAFSFNSPFSPVADGTVLPGHPFDPEAPAVSASVPLLIGTNKDEMTLFLYGQTSLMTDGMARMGMGRIAGEAAGPIFDHYRKRLPEDSAKEVLMTAGSDMFRTSSLLVAERKAAQQAPVYVYQFNWETPVLDGRLKATHALEIPFVFDNVDLMPSLTGRAPERAGLVDQMSTAWIFFARSGSPQHPGIPEWPAYDAERRATMLFNLQSQVENDPGREERLLWREVLTK, translated from the coding sequence ATGCGTTCTGGTCGTCCGTCCGTGGTGTCCGCTTCATCCGCCCTGATGGGCCTGCTCGCGTGTGTCCTGGCGAGTGGCTGTGCCCACATCCCTCGCTCCGAGAACAAGGCCCGGGAGGCCCAGGATGAGGGGCCGGTGATCGCGGACACGGCTCAGGGTCAGGTGCGCGGAGCCACCCTCGAGGGCATTCGCGTCTTCAAGGGCCTTGCCTACGGAGGCCCCACCTCGGGCAAGAACCGCTTCATGCCCCCCACGCGGCCCGAGTCGTGGAGCGGCGTGAGGGATGCGCTCGCGTTCGGCCCGCGCTGTGCCCAGCGCAGCGCCATTGGCGCCAACGTCGCCCCCGAGGTCGTCTCGACGCTCGTCACTCCCGACACGAAGGAGATGAGCGAGGACTGCCTGCGCCTCAACATCTGGACGCCCAACGTGGCGGATGGTGGCAAGCGCCCGGTCATGGTCTGGCTGCACGGCGGGGGCTTCGTCGAGGGCTCCGGCTCGGCCGCCATGTATGACGGGACCGCGCTCGCGCGGCGGGGCGACGTCGTGGTCGTCACGCTCAACCACCGGCTGGGCGTGTTCGGCTACCTGTACCCGGGCGCCGCGGCCGGCGAGGCATGGGCCTCCTCGGGCAACGCGGGCATGCTCGACATCGTCGCGGCGCTGCAGTGGGTGCGTGACAACATCGCCTCGTTCGGCGGCGACCCGGGCAACGTCACGATCTTCGGCGAGTCGGGCGGCGGCATGAAGGTGACGCTGCTGCTCGCCATGCCCGCGGCGCAGGGACTGTTCCACCGCGCCATCAGCCAGAGTGGAGCCATGATGAAGGCGCTGGCGTCCGAGCCGGCGGCCTCGCAGGCCGGGGAGGTGCTCGCCGAGCTCGGCCTCAAGCCCGGCGACTTCGCCGCGCTGCGGGAGCTTCCCGTGGAGAAGGTGCTGGACGCCCAGGCCGCGGTGCTCAAGAAGAACCGGGGCGCGTTCAGCTTCAACTCGCCCTTCTCCCCCGTGGCCGATGGGACGGTCCTGCCCGGCCACCCGTTCGATCCCGAGGCTCCGGCCGTCTCGGCCAGCGTGCCGCTGCTCATCGGCACCAACAAGGACGAGATGACGCTCTTCCTCTACGGACAGACGTCGCTCATGACCGATGGCATGGCGCGCATGGGCATGGGCCGGATCGCGGGAGAGGCGGCTGGTCCGATCTTCGATCACTACCGTAAGCGGCTGCCCGAGGACTCGGCCAAGGAGGTGCTCATGACCGCGGGCAGCGACATGTTCCGCACGTCCTCGCTCCTCGTCGCCGAGCGCAAGGCCGCCCAGCAGGCCCCGGTCTACGTGTACCAGTTCAACTGGGAGACGCCCGTGCTCGACGGCCGGCTCAAGGCCACGCACGCCCTGGAGATTCCCTTCGTGTTCGACAACGTGGATCTGATGCCGAGCCTCACCGGCCGCGCCCCCGAGCGCGCGGGCCTCGTCGACCAGATGAGCACCGCGTGGATCTTCTTCGCCCGCTCGGGCTCGCCCCAGCACCCGGGCATCCCCGAGTGGCCCGCCTATGACGCGGAGCGGCGCGCCACGATGCTCTTCAACCTCCAGTCCCAGGTGGAGAACGATCCGGGGCGCGAGGAGCGCCTGCTCTGGCGGGAAGTCCTCACGAAGTGA
- a CDS encoding substrate-binding domain-containing protein, with translation MNKMKWAMSAAVVVTMSVVGCGGESMSTEQQQLGSVVQNLGPNNEFYGSDTLKEALIAANVQSVAGLTIEGKGSSVGEGCLRNGSGTSCIGRQQTLAPMSRDFKAGTCAGGTASSGACCPGESSNVIALDAVNAFVSSSTYSALVGNSISTANLKKAFCGDGSGSASTCVSNWSALGRPTAGTIAKYRRDDLSGTTDTFKSLLGCTTFCADVVVINDESASNPSPCTTSDSATTCIGKLTAANANAIGYAGDSARRTGNAALKVDGIAPTAANVRKLIASNTTGVYPLSRKLFLNENVNYAKASQEQALYDWVYSTNTQDFEDLLVQQGFISCSDVSPLDCGGDLGRGAGVCKGL, from the coding sequence ATGAACAAGATGAAGTGGGCCATGTCGGCCGCCGTGGTGGTGACGATGTCCGTGGTGGGCTGTGGTGGCGAGTCCATGAGCACCGAGCAGCAGCAGCTCGGCTCGGTGGTCCAGAATCTGGGTCCCAACAACGAGTTCTACGGCTCGGACACCCTGAAGGAGGCCCTGATCGCCGCCAACGTCCAGTCGGTCGCTGGCCTGACCATCGAGGGCAAGGGCTCGAGCGTGGGTGAGGGCTGTCTGCGCAACGGCTCTGGCACGTCCTGTATCGGCCGCCAGCAGACGCTCGCGCCCATGTCGCGCGACTTCAAGGCGGGCACCTGCGCGGGTGGCACCGCCTCCAGCGGCGCGTGCTGCCCTGGCGAGTCCAGCAACGTCATCGCGCTCGACGCGGTGAACGCCTTCGTGAGCAGCTCCACCTACAGCGCCCTGGTCGGCAACAGCATCTCCACGGCCAACCTGAAGAAGGCCTTCTGTGGCGACGGCAGCGGCAGCGCCAGCACCTGCGTGAGCAACTGGTCCGCGCTGGGCCGCCCCACCGCCGGCACCATCGCGAAGTACCGCCGTGACGATCTGTCCGGCACGACGGACACCTTCAAGTCGCTGCTCGGCTGCACCACGTTCTGCGCCGACGTGGTCGTCATCAACGACGAGTCCGCCAGCAACCCCTCGCCCTGCACCACCTCCGACAGCGCCACCACCTGCATCGGCAAGCTGACGGCCGCCAACGCCAACGCCATCGGCTACGCCGGTGACTCGGCCAGGCGCACCGGTAACGCGGCGCTCAAGGTGGACGGCATCGCCCCCACCGCGGCCAACGTCCGCAAGCTGATCGCCAGCAACACCACGGGCGTCTACCCGCTCTCGCGCAAGCTGTTCCTCAACGAGAACGTGAACTACGCCAAGGCTTCCCAGGAGCAGGCCCTGTATGACTGGGTCTACAGCACCAACACCCAGGATTTCGAGGACCTCCTGGTCCAGCAGGGCTTCATCTCCTGCAGCGACGTCAGCCCGCTCGACTGCGGCGGGGACCTGGGCCGCGGCGCCGGCGTGTGCAAGGGCCTGTGA
- a CDS encoding DUF4397 domain-containing protein, whose translation MKRNVLGVWLLMTVLALSAGITTGCDDGGPENPPGDTDAGGSPTDGGDRLPDAGDGGPVIEPPSDAGTDGGTDAGTVAPKAYVRFVNAYLGLKNNPSDKADAPWEPYEIDLYAGDTKLFPVPVEPGDEAVTAYREFELIPGQSVQFVVRNAESELSEAPVAASEAITLEEGERLTLVGTGNVVYAGADRMDKPRLLVLKESFEPAEAGSVRVRYVTADRVTGTSRNRRLADETGTTPYTTAVEPYSADTATGGVSIPAELQRLAIIGAPNFTPSQSGKLFFSPPSGTLVAASAWFAITTGDDRRTLQDEGSPALLLVPSGKDGAVRLKRDPLLYFFHAVQPATAEASPTPLQVLEGSRIIANNLRYGAAPAIGDLPVSPTGGTLRITASGDSAATVLAEASTGPLEAGRRYLAVVSGTEGAQVRLTVVKEEFALEAVPTPRVRLIQAATHAPPALDFGHFAAEADGVTRGAFTPVITGAGYGTAVGPVEGAAFQPQVITPAAGSPYVYYGVRTTVDGTTLERSVNGRALTTPNFIVLMGDWNTSLQFRALNVRINTWSATAPEGTFSEH comes from the coding sequence GTGAAGAGGAACGTTCTGGGTGTCTGGTTGTTGATGACGGTCCTCGCCCTGTCGGCCGGGATCACCACCGGCTGCGACGACGGCGGCCCGGAGAACCCGCCCGGTGACACGGACGCGGGGGGATCCCCGACGGACGGCGGAGACCGTCTTCCGGACGCTGGGGACGGTGGACCCGTCATCGAGCCCCCGTCGGACGCGGGCACCGATGGCGGCACGGACGCTGGCACCGTCGCACCCAAGGCCTACGTCCGCTTCGTCAACGCCTACCTGGGTCTGAAGAACAACCCCAGCGACAAGGCCGACGCGCCGTGGGAGCCGTACGAGATCGACCTCTACGCCGGGGACACGAAGCTGTTTCCGGTGCCGGTGGAACCCGGGGACGAGGCGGTGACGGCCTACCGTGAGTTCGAGCTGATCCCCGGCCAGAGCGTGCAGTTCGTCGTGCGCAACGCGGAGTCGGAGCTCTCGGAGGCTCCGGTGGCGGCCTCGGAGGCCATCACCCTCGAGGAGGGGGAGCGGCTCACCCTCGTGGGCACCGGGAACGTCGTGTACGCCGGGGCGGACCGCATGGACAAGCCGCGGCTGCTGGTGCTGAAGGAGTCCTTCGAGCCGGCGGAGGCGGGCTCGGTCCGGGTGCGCTACGTGACGGCGGACCGGGTCACGGGAACCAGCCGCAACCGCCGGCTCGCCGACGAGACGGGCACGACCCCCTACACCACCGCGGTGGAGCCGTACTCGGCCGACACGGCCACGGGTGGCGTCTCCATTCCGGCGGAGCTCCAGCGACTGGCGATCATCGGCGCACCGAACTTCACGCCCTCGCAGAGTGGCAAGCTGTTCTTCTCTCCCCCGAGCGGGACGTTGGTGGCGGCGAGCGCCTGGTTCGCCATCACCACGGGGGACGACCGGCGCACCTTGCAGGACGAGGGCTCTCCCGCGCTGCTGCTGGTTCCCTCGGGGAAGGACGGAGCCGTCCGCCTGAAGCGGGATCCCCTCCTCTACTTCTTCCACGCGGTCCAGCCGGCCACGGCCGAAGCGTCTCCCACCCCGCTCCAGGTCCTCGAGGGCTCGCGAATCATCGCCAACAATCTCCGGTATGGAGCCGCGCCGGCCATTGGAGATCTGCCGGTCTCCCCGACGGGAGGGACGCTTCGGATCACGGCCTCCGGCGACAGCGCCGCGACGGTGCTGGCCGAGGCCTCGACGGGTCCGCTCGAGGCGGGCCGGCGCTACCTGGCCGTGGTGAGCGGCACGGAGGGCGCACAGGTGCGGTTGACCGTCGTGAAGGAGGAGTTCGCGCTGGAAGCGGTGCCCACGCCCCGGGTCCGGCTCATCCAGGCCGCGACCCACGCGCCGCCAGCACTCGACTTCGGCCACTTCGCGGCGGAGGCGGACGGCGTCACCCGGGGAGCCTTCACGCCCGTCATCACCGGCGCGGGGTATGGCACGGCCGTCGGGCCCGTTGAGGGAGCTGCCTTCCAGCCCCAGGTGATCACCCCCGCGGCCGGCAGCCCCTACGTCTACTACGGCGTCCGGACCACCGTGGACGGGACGACCCTCGAGCGCTCGGTGAACGGCCGGGCCCTCACCACTCCGAACTTCATCGTGCTGATGGGGGACTGGAACACCTCGCTGCAATTCCGGGCGCTCAACGTCCGCATCAACACCTGGTCCGCCACGGCGCCGGAGGGCACCTTCAGCGAGCACTGA
- a CDS encoding VOC family protein, with product MTANRSPRMIFVNLSVRDLKRSMEFFSRLGFEFNPQFTDEKAACMIVSEQAFVMLLAEPFFKTFTKNKICDTSTQTEGLFALSCSSRAEVDQMVKSAIAAGGKHAMDPQDHGFMYGWSFYDLDGHHWEVMWMDPKAAAGQQ from the coding sequence ATGACCGCGAACCGCTCCCCCCGGATGATCTTCGTCAATCTCTCCGTCCGCGACCTGAAGCGCTCGATGGAGTTCTTCAGCCGGCTCGGCTTCGAGTTCAATCCGCAGTTCACCGACGAGAAGGCCGCCTGCATGATCGTCAGCGAGCAGGCCTTCGTGATGCTGCTGGCCGAGCCGTTCTTCAAGACCTTCACGAAGAACAAGATCTGCGACACGAGCACCCAGACCGAGGGTCTCTTCGCGCTGTCCTGTTCCAGCCGGGCCGAGGTCGATCAGATGGTGAAGAGCGCGATCGCCGCGGGCGGCAAGCATGCGATGGACCCGCAGGACCACGGCTTCATGTACGGCTGGAGCTTCTACGATCTCGACGGCCACCACTGGGAAGTCATGTGGATGGACCCGAAGGCCGCGGCGGGGCAGCAGTAG
- a CDS encoding flavin-containing monooxygenase, translating to MPDAQSNRVKPGTEPASHFDAVIVGAGFSGLYMLHRLRRLGLSVRIYEAGGDLGGTWYWNRYPGARCDIDSMNYSYSFSHELEQEWKWTERYATQPEILRYLNHVADRFELRQDIQFNTRVTATVFDEATGQWALQMDDGAQVSARFVIMATGCLSATKVPDFKGLDTFQGSWLHTSRWPHEGVDFTGQRVGVIGTGSSGIQVIPIIAEQASHLFVFQRTPTFSVPARNAPLDPAYESRMKATYAEYRRKARETRAGVIMEVNPKSALEVSPEERERAYQARWEVGGTSFLATFSDVMANRDANETAAEFVRSRIRATVRDPAVAESLCPRDYPLGTKRICVDTNYYETFNRDNVTLVDVRASPIEEITPTGLRTRSSEYALDRIVFATGFDAFTGPLFNIDIRGRSNASLKRKWAEGPRSYLGLSIAGFPNLFTITGPGSPSVFGNAIVSIEQHVEWITDCITYLREHRLECIEATVQAEDEWVAHVREVAGRTLYPLANSWYIGANIPGKPRVLLPYAGGVGAYRKKCEAIAAQGYEGFTLTRAGEGFSTPPPLPSTRIPSQSQKQ from the coding sequence ATGCCAGACGCGCAGTCGAATCGAGTGAAGCCCGGAACGGAGCCCGCCAGCCACTTCGACGCCGTCATCGTCGGTGCCGGATTCTCGGGCCTGTACATGCTCCACCGCCTGCGCCGGCTCGGGCTGTCGGTCCGGATCTACGAGGCGGGTGGCGACCTGGGCGGCACGTGGTACTGGAACCGCTACCCGGGCGCGCGCTGCGATATCGACAGCATGAACTACTCCTACTCGTTCTCGCACGAGCTCGAGCAGGAATGGAAGTGGACCGAGCGCTACGCCACCCAGCCGGAGATCCTGCGCTACCTCAACCACGTCGCGGACAGGTTCGAGCTCCGCCAGGACATCCAGTTCAACACGCGGGTGACGGCGACCGTCTTCGACGAGGCGACGGGCCAGTGGGCGCTCCAGATGGACGACGGCGCCCAGGTGTCCGCCAGGTTCGTGATCATGGCGACGGGCTGCCTGTCCGCCACGAAGGTGCCTGACTTCAAGGGGCTCGACACCTTCCAGGGCTCCTGGCTCCACACGAGCCGCTGGCCGCACGAGGGAGTGGACTTCACCGGCCAGCGCGTCGGCGTCATCGGCACGGGCTCGTCCGGCATCCAGGTCATTCCCATCATCGCCGAGCAGGCCTCCCACCTCTTCGTCTTCCAGCGGACCCCGACCTTCAGCGTGCCCGCGCGCAACGCGCCCCTGGACCCGGCCTACGAGTCGCGGATGAAGGCGACCTATGCCGAGTACCGGCGCAAGGCGCGCGAGACACGGGCCGGGGTCATCATGGAGGTCAATCCCAAGTCCGCCCTGGAGGTGTCCCCCGAGGAGCGGGAGCGTGCGTACCAGGCGCGCTGGGAGGTGGGTGGCACCTCCTTCCTCGCCACGTTCTCGGACGTGATGGCCAACCGGGACGCCAATGAGACCGCCGCCGAGTTCGTCCGTTCCCGGATTCGGGCAACGGTTCGCGACCCGGCCGTCGCCGAGTCCTTGTGTCCCCGGGACTATCCCCTGGGGACCAAGCGCATCTGCGTGGACACGAACTATTACGAGACCTTCAACCGGGACAACGTCACCCTGGTCGACGTCAGGGCCTCACCGATCGAGGAGATCACCCCCACGGGACTCCGGACCCGGAGCTCGGAGTACGCGCTGGACCGCATCGTGTTCGCCACGGGCTTCGATGCCTTCACGGGCCCCCTGTTCAACATCGACATCCGCGGCAGGAGCAACGCGTCACTGAAGCGCAAGTGGGCCGAGGGCCCGCGTTCGTACCTGGGCCTGTCCATCGCCGGCTTCCCGAACCTGTTCACCATCACCGGCCCCGGCAGCCCCTCCGTGTTCGGCAACGCCATCGTCTCCATCGAGCAGCACGTGGAATGGATCACGGACTGCATCACGTACCTGCGGGAGCACCGGCTCGAGTGCATCGAGGCCACCGTCCAGGCCGAGGACGAGTGGGTCGCGCATGTCAGGGAAGTGGCTGGCCGCACGCTCTACCCCCTGGCCAACTCCTGGTACATCGGGGCGAACATTCCCGGCAAGCCACGCGTCCTGCTGCCCTATGCCGGCGGCGTCGGAGCCTACAGGAAGAAGTGCGAGGCCATCGCGGCCCAGGGCTACGAGGGATTCACCCTGACGCGCGCAGGAGAAGGGTTTTCCACGCCCCCTCCCCTTCCATCCACTCGGATTCCCAGTCAGTCTCAAAAACAGTAA
- a CDS encoding caspase family protein translates to MNRMIPVLLWSALLWGSTVADAAPANTGVRRLALLVGVNDGGPERTRLRYAATDAQSFSQVLGELGGVAPADRVLLLETGRAGLLEGFERMKRLVASSKASGVSRVEVLLYYSGHSDEDGLLLQGERLTYGELRRALEGLPADVRIAVLDSCASGAFARRKGGSPRPAFLVDAGSRVTGQAILTSSSEDEASQESDRLGGSFFTHHLISGLRGAADMTRDGRVTLNEAYQFAFHETLSRTERTQRGAQHPAYDIELAGTGDLVMTDLRATSAALVLTDSLQGRLFVRDETGRLVVEVMKMAGRSTELGLAPGRYRVRRELEGGLSEASFVLAEGRSTQLVTASFSSVLGEATVSRGGPVEEVREAVPGRKRLAFNFGIAPAVSSNDWFARGAEVENGWALGFMNHATALKGLSLSVLSNAYGDESDGALVSAGVNVVGGGMWGVQVSSLLNVTGQEQRGVQLTGGVNVAGGDVRGVQVSSLLNVTGREQRGVQLTGGMNVAGGSMVGSQVAGAVNTVGGTMSGVQVSGAINHARSVSGLQLSVVNVGGDVSGAQVGIINVGKVVRGAQVGIINVADEVHGAPVGLLSFVKQGQFHLELWSSDILLTNVGVKLGGQHVYSTFVGGFDPTDRFQRFSLGVGLGVHMPLGTRFWVDVDAVGSSVHLLRDPFTGNNLLAQARAMVGFQILPRLAVFAAPTYNVYFAFSPGEQRDMTRFTPRERPLGDGGSMQYWPGIQLGLRI, encoded by the coding sequence ATGAACCGGATGATCCCAGTCCTGTTGTGGTCGGCCTTGCTGTGGGGCTCCACCGTGGCCGATGCGGCGCCCGCCAACACTGGGGTGCGCCGGCTGGCGCTCCTGGTGGGCGTCAATGACGGAGGGCCCGAGCGGACGCGCCTGCGCTACGCCGCCACCGATGCCCAGTCCTTCTCCCAGGTGCTGGGGGAGCTGGGCGGTGTGGCTCCCGCGGATCGGGTGTTGCTGCTGGAGACGGGCCGGGCCGGGTTGCTCGAGGGCTTCGAGCGGATGAAGCGCCTGGTCGCGTCGTCCAAGGCCTCGGGGGTGAGCCGGGTGGAGGTGCTGCTCTATTACTCGGGGCACTCGGACGAGGATGGCTTGCTGCTCCAGGGCGAGCGCCTGACGTATGGCGAGCTGCGCCGCGCCCTGGAGGGCCTGCCCGCGGACGTGCGCATCGCGGTGCTGGACTCCTGTGCCTCGGGAGCCTTCGCGCGCCGCAAGGGGGGCTCGCCGCGGCCCGCCTTCCTCGTGGATGCCGGCAGCCGGGTGACGGGGCAGGCCATCCTCACCTCGTCCAGCGAGGACGAGGCCTCCCAGGAGTCGGATCGGCTGGGGGGTTCCTTCTTCACCCACCACCTCATCTCCGGGCTGCGGGGCGCGGCGGACATGACGCGGGATGGGCGGGTGACGCTCAACGAGGCCTACCAGTTCGCCTTCCACGAGACGCTCTCGCGCACCGAGCGCACCCAGCGCGGCGCCCAGCACCCGGCCTACGACATCGAGCTGGCGGGCACGGGAGACCTGGTGATGACCGACCTGCGCGCGACCTCCGCGGCGCTGGTGCTGACCGACTCGTTGCAGGGGCGGCTCTTCGTGCGCGACGAGACGGGGCGGCTCGTCGTGGAGGTGATGAAGATGGCGGGGCGGTCCACGGAGCTGGGTCTGGCGCCCGGACGCTACCGGGTGCGGCGCGAGCTGGAGGGTGGGCTGTCCGAGGCGTCCTTCGTGCTCGCCGAGGGCCGCAGCACGCAGCTGGTGACCGCGAGCTTCTCCTCGGTGCTGGGCGAGGCCACGGTGTCGCGGGGAGGTCCGGTGGAAGAGGTGAGGGAGGCCGTCCCCGGCCGCAAGCGCCTGGCCTTCAACTTCGGCATCGCGCCGGCGGTGAGCAGCAACGACTGGTTCGCGCGGGGCGCGGAGGTGGAGAACGGGTGGGCGCTTGGGTTCATGAACCACGCCACGGCGCTCAAGGGCTTGTCCCTGTCGGTGTTGTCGAACGCCTACGGCGACGAGTCGGACGGAGCACTGGTCTCGGCGGGAGTGAACGTGGTGGGCGGGGGCATGTGGGGCGTGCAGGTGTCCTCGCTTCTCAACGTCACGGGCCAGGAGCAGCGGGGCGTGCAGCTCACGGGAGGAGTGAACGTGGCGGGTGGGGACGTGCGGGGCGTGCAGGTGTCCTCGCTCCTCAACGTCACGGGCCGGGAGCAGCGGGGCGTGCAGCTCACGGGGGGGATGAACGTGGCGGGCGGGAGCATGGTGGGAAGCCAGGTCGCGGGAGCGGTGAACACGGTGGGCGGGACGATGTCGGGCGTCCAGGTGAGCGGGGCCATCAACCATGCGCGGAGCGTCTCGGGGTTGCAGCTCTCCGTCGTCAACGTGGGCGGAGACGTGTCTGGCGCGCAGGTGGGGATCATCAACGTGGGCAAGGTGGTGCGCGGCGCGCAGGTGGGGATCATCAACGTGGCCGACGAGGTGCACGGCGCGCCCGTGGGGCTGCTCTCCTTCGTGAAGCAGGGGCAGTTCCACCTGGAGCTCTGGTCGAGCGACATCCTGCTCACCAACGTGGGCGTGAAGCTGGGCGGCCAGCACGTGTACTCCACGTTCGTGGGGGGCTTCGATCCGACGGATCGGTTCCAGCGCTTCAGCCTGGGGGTGGGGCTGGGCGTGCACATGCCCCTGGGCACGCGCTTCTGGGTGGACGTGGACGCGGTGGGCAGCAGCGTGCACCTGCTCCGGGATCCCTTCACCGGAAACAACCTGCTGGCCCAGGCCCGGGCGATGGTGGGCTTCCAGATCCTCCCGAGGCTCGCGGTGTTCGCCGCGCCCACGTACAACGTCTACTTCGCCTTCTCGCCCGGGGAGCAGCGCGACATGACGCGGTTCACGCCGCGCGAGCGTCCGCTGGGCGATGGCGGCTCGATGCAGTACTGGCCCGGCATCCAGCTCGGCCTGCGCATCTGA